The following coding sequences lie in one Burkholderia cepacia genomic window:
- a CDS encoding VF_A0006 family four-cysteine protein: MKRGIRAIVFAAVALALPGAAFALTDGSAQYDDCMLNALRESRNGAAAQLIQRSCDALYRNNAMLLPRERRFHECVVQSLPGVRDNYAIQQIMSICSRRGEM, translated from the coding sequence ATGAAACGGGGGATCCGAGCCATCGTATTCGCGGCCGTCGCGCTGGCGCTGCCGGGTGCGGCGTTCGCGCTGACCGACGGCAGCGCGCAATACGACGACTGCATGCTCAACGCGCTGCGCGAAAGCCGCAACGGCGCGGCGGCGCAACTGATCCAGCGCTCCTGCGACGCGCTGTATCGCAACAACGCGATGCTGCTGCCGCGCGAGCGGCGCTTTCACGAGTGCGTCGTGCAGTCACTGCCGGGCGTGCGCGACAACTATGCGATCCAGCAGATCATGTCGATCTGCTCGCGGCGCGGCGAGATGTGA
- a CDS encoding MetQ/NlpA family ABC transporter substrate-binding protein, which translates to MKRRSLLKVFSVLATGAALTLSAGAHAEDKVIKVGTVAGPDSEVWQLVQKVAKEKEGLNVKVIEFNDYVQPNAALDSGDLDANSFQHQPYLDSQVKQRGYKIVSAGLTYISPMGVYSKKFKALKDLPQGAKLAVPNDPSNENRALLLLQTQGVIKLKAGAGTGGNNATVLDIAENPKKLKISELDAAQLPRVLSDVDAAVINTNYALAANLQPTKDAIALEALTSPYANLIAVRAKDKDQPWVKKLVKAYQSPEVREFIKKQFKGSMVASF; encoded by the coding sequence ATGAAGCGTCGCAGTCTCCTGAAGGTATTTTCCGTGCTGGCCACCGGCGCAGCGCTGACGCTGTCGGCAGGCGCGCACGCCGAAGACAAGGTGATCAAGGTCGGCACGGTCGCCGGCCCGGATTCGGAAGTGTGGCAGCTCGTGCAGAAGGTCGCGAAGGAGAAGGAAGGCCTGAACGTGAAGGTCATCGAGTTCAACGACTACGTGCAGCCGAACGCGGCGCTCGACTCGGGCGACCTCGACGCGAACAGCTTCCAGCACCAGCCCTACCTCGACAGCCAGGTGAAGCAGCGCGGCTACAAGATCGTCAGCGCCGGCCTGACCTACATCTCGCCGATGGGCGTGTACTCGAAGAAGTTCAAGGCGCTGAAGGACCTGCCGCAAGGCGCGAAGCTCGCGGTGCCGAACGATCCGTCGAACGAGAACCGCGCGCTGCTGCTGCTGCAGACGCAAGGCGTGATCAAGCTGAAGGCGGGCGCCGGCACGGGCGGCAACAACGCGACGGTGCTCGACATCGCCGAGAACCCGAAGAAGCTGAAGATCTCCGAACTCGACGCCGCGCAACTGCCGCGCGTGCTGTCGGACGTCGACGCAGCCGTGATCAACACGAACTATGCGCTGGCCGCGAACCTGCAGCCGACCAAGGACGCGATCGCACTCGAAGCGCTGACGAGCCCGTATGCGAACCTGATCGCCGTGCGCGCGAAGGACAAGGATCAGCCGTGGGTGAAGAAGCTGGTCAAGGCGTACCAGTCGCCGGAAGTGCGGGAGTTCATCAAGAAGCAGTTCAAGGGCTCGATGGTCGCGTCGTTCTGA